In Methanothermobacter sp. K4, one genomic interval encodes:
- a CDS encoding A24 family peptidase C-terminal domain-containing protein: protein MVMELIPVFIALIVCFYASYSDIKRGLIPNRLTFPVIGLGLAFNALRAYTEADPLIFIYTVIFTAGIFALGYILWRMGAWAGGDVKLFTAITALLPFQPSIVSYTFRGVVFPVTAAYPFPLTLIINSILSLLPFLLVYVFFIIYTSRRDLMDEFMEPMKQYKTNMVLALVITSAVTLTFIVTDFLPFQIIVLSLILIYLLTMVISRLPNRVKAVMVSVIIVYSLYRNFELTVSGVVVLWVSITAIQLIRKLLTSITREALQDTMHVDELREGMILAHTLYRKGDEYYFDDTSFTDRFRTAARTGDVSTLTYRGEPVISAMAAGLREEEIQTLRDLVADGKIRDEFRIRRGLPFAPAIFIGLLISLLVGDLAVILFKVFDLVF from the coding sequence ATGGTCATGGAACTGATCCCTGTTTTCATAGCACTTATTGTATGTTTCTATGCCTCATACAGTGATATAAAGAGGGGTTTAATCCCTAATCGCCTTACATTTCCTGTCATTGGCCTTGGCCTTGCCTTTAACGCCCTGAGGGCCTACACTGAGGCTGACCCCCTGATATTCATATACACCGTCATCTTCACGGCGGGTATATTTGCCCTCGGTTACATCCTCTGGAGGATGGGTGCCTGGGCCGGTGGCGACGTCAAGCTATTCACCGCCATCACGGCGCTTCTACCTTTCCAGCCATCAATCGTGAGTTACACCTTCCGGGGAGTAGTTTTTCCTGTAACAGCAGCTTATCCGTTCCCCTTAACACTTATAATAAACAGCATACTGTCTCTATTGCCATTCCTCCTGGTATACGTCTTCTTCATAATCTACACATCAAGGAGGGACCTCATGGATGAATTCATGGAGCCCATGAAACAGTACAAGACAAACATGGTCCTCGCCCTTGTGATCACATCGGCGGTGACGCTTACGTTCATTGTAACGGACTTCCTTCCCTTCCAGATAATAGTGCTCTCCCTCATACTCATCTACCTGCTCACCATGGTCATATCACGCCTCCCCAACAGGGTGAAGGCTGTGATGGTATCCGTTATAATCGTCTACTCCCTCTACAGGAACTTCGAGTTGACCGTGAGCGGCGTTGTTGTGCTTTGGGTCTCAATAACCGCCATACAGCTCATAAGGAAGCTTCTGACTTCCATCACAAGGGAGGCCCTGCAGGATACCATGCATGTGGATGAACTCAGGGAGGGAATGATACTCGCCCACACGCTCTACAGGAAGGGTGATGAATACTACTTTGATGACACCTCATTCACCGACAGGTTCAGGACCGCTGCAAGGACAGGGGATGTATCCACGCTTACCTACAGGGGTGAACCTGTAATTTCGGCAATGGCCGCCGGCCTGAGGGAGGAGGAGATCCAGACACTCAGGGACCTTGTGGCTGATGGGAAGATCCGTGATGAGTTCCGTATAAGGAGGGGTCTGCCCTTTGCCCCCGCGATATTCATAGGACTTCTGATCTCACTCCTTGTGGGTGACCTTGCAGTGATACTCTTTAAGGTATTTGACCTGGTATTTTAG
- a CDS encoding class III signal peptide-containing protein: MDSRGQVSLEYLLLILVVLLVLGGVTIPLIGSSIEASTDVSRASDAKVAVQTLADAADIVYSNGPGAKRTVSFYIPVDGALIFANNSVIFTVTYSNGTRSNITAPTQYNLTSQSVNVQRGWYRAVVQWPLNSTTVLITNITRT, from the coding sequence ATGGATAGCAGGGGACAGGTTTCCCTGGAGTACCTCCTACTCATACTCGTGGTCCTCCTTGTGCTGGGTGGCGTGACCATACCCCTCATAGGGAGCTCAATAGAGGCTAGTACAGATGTATCCCGGGCATCAGATGCAAAGGTGGCTGTTCAGACACTAGCAGATGCAGCTGATATAGTCTATTCCAATGGTCCAGGGGCGAAGAGGACCGTGAGCTTCTATATACCCGTTGATGGTGCACTCATCTTTGCCAATAACAGCGTGATATTCACGGTTACCTACAGTAACGGTACAAGGTCAAATATAACAGCCCCCACACAGTACAACCTCACATCACAGTCGGTTAATGTTCAGAGGGGATGGTACCGTGCGGTGGTTCAGTGGCCACTTAACTCCACAACCGTACTCATAACAAACATAACAAGGACCTAG
- a CDS encoding DUF2101 family protein, which translates to MSFFSRLGSAVITLFTLIGSAIFGIIRLPSKIRSRTSDLRRGISEVDVENVKRMIRDRAESIGERIPAQQDAEVQEILEEAKNHDIKIPEDSAPIIIKAGSFDPAEKENAVLKLQLTASGFIVLSIIYVFNFISLIVFMPAALILLGLLLYILYRQIRVMYPGDFEAYRDFFLMYVAVGVVIIFVSGNSALTMAFPFVFFPALTTLLFAVLAVAAVFLIFRIRYVRDYTFGEVIETGENTSYVRVDYDIRSNVKPDVYIVENGGFDVKVGDTVKLKVEGSVMSMRGNRPVRITGVEGA; encoded by the coding sequence ATGAGTTTCTTCTCAAGACTTGGCAGTGCAGTGATAACTCTATTCACACTCATCGGATCGGCAATCTTTGGAATAATAAGGCTTCCATCTAAGATAAGAAGCAGGACATCTGATCTTCGAAGGGGAATCTCAGAGGTTGATGTTGAAAACGTGAAAAGAATGATCAGGGACAGGGCCGAGTCAATAGGGGAGCGCATCCCAGCCCAGCAGGATGCGGAGGTTCAGGAAATCCTCGAGGAGGCAAAGAACCATGATATCAAGATACCTGAGGATAGCGCCCCAATAATCATCAAGGCAGGGAGCTTTGACCCGGCAGAGAAGGAAAACGCGGTCCTCAAACTTCAGCTCACAGCCTCTGGATTCATCGTGCTCTCGATAATATACGTCTTCAATTTCATATCGCTAATTGTATTCATGCCGGCGGCACTTATACTGCTTGGACTCCTCCTTTACATACTCTACCGCCAGATAAGGGTCATGTACCCAGGTGACTTCGAGGCTTACAGGGACTTCTTCCTCATGTACGTGGCTGTTGGGGTTGTTATAATCTTTGTATCAGGTAACTCTGCCCTCACCATGGCCTTCCCATTTGTATTTTTCCCGGCGCTCACAACACTCCTCTTTGCTGTGCTGGCTGTGGCTGCGGTCTTCCTCATATTCAGAATAAGATATGTGCGGGACTACACCTTCGGTGAGGTTATAGAGACTGGTGAAAACACATCCTATGTCAGGGTTGACTATGATATAAGGAGTAACGTTAAACCAGACGTTTACATAGTTGAGAATGGTGGCTTTGATGTGAAGGTGGGGGATACAGTGAAGCTTAAAGTTGAGGGGTCTGTCATGAGCATGAGGGGTAACAGGCCTGTGAGGATAACTGGTGTGGAAGGGGCGTAA
- a CDS encoding TIGR00289 family protein — MRSAVLYSGGKDSTMALYHALQESEVRFLVSMVSDNPESHMYHVPNIELTSLLAEALGIPLIESRTEGVEEEEVEDLAETLSMLKERGIDAVYSGALYSEYQRSRIDEVCSRLGLKSVAPLWHRDPLDYMKEVVDLGFRVMVTAVAAEGLDESWLGRIVDREMISELADLSERYGINPAFEGGEAETLVLDGPIFKKRLEILEYEKKWFFDNGFLDIKRAVLVDKD; from the coding sequence ATGAGGTCTGCGGTTCTTTATTCAGGGGGTAAGGACAGTACCATGGCCCTATACCATGCGCTTCAGGAGTCTGAGGTCCGATTCCTGGTTTCCATGGTATCAGATAACCCCGAGTCCCACATGTACCACGTGCCAAACATCGAACTCACATCCCTCCTCGCAGAGGCCCTTGGAATACCCCTCATTGAATCCAGGACTGAGGGTGTTGAGGAGGAGGAGGTTGAGGACCTTGCAGAGACCCTTTCCATGCTGAAGGAGAGGGGTATAGATGCTGTTTACTCTGGGGCACTCTACTCTGAGTATCAGAGGTCAAGGATAGATGAGGTCTGCAGTAGGCTGGGTCTGAAGTCGGTGGCACCCCTCTGGCACAGGGACCCGCTGGATTACATGAAGGAGGTTGTTGACCTTGGATTCAGGGTCATGGTAACAGCGGTTGCAGCCGAGGGCCTGGATGAGTCGTGGCTCGGGAGGATTGTTGACAGAGAGATGATCTCTGAGCTTGCAGATCTCAGTGAGAGGTACGGTATAAACCCTGCCTTTGAGGGTGGTGAGGCAGAGACCCTTGTCCTTGATGGCCCCATATTTAAAAAGAGACTTGAGATACTTGAATATGAAAAGAAGTGGTTCTTTGATAACGGATTCCTGGATATAAAAAGGGCTGTGCTTGTTGATAAGGATTAG
- a CDS encoding RNA-binding domain-containing protein, with translation MMDAVRVEVPVRATEDPEKVREAVMNVFPDLEVESGGDFLKGKGNIESLSELREALERRRIRLTAREILLKNIRGKSTRIYINKQAALIGRVNVLEEPITPLGDIMVEIESDDIIGIIDWLAPDVSRDRGESVD, from the coding sequence ATGATGGATGCCGTGAGGGTTGAGGTTCCGGTGCGAGCAACAGAGGACCCTGAAAAGGTCAGGGAGGCCGTTATGAACGTATTTCCAGACCTTGAAGTTGAGAGTGGTGGAGATTTTCTGAAGGGTAAAGGCAATATTGAAAGCCTCAGTGAACTCAGGGAGGCCCTTGAGAGGCGAAGGATACGGTTAACCGCGCGGGAAATCCTGCTTAAGAACATCAGAGGTAAATCAACCCGTATTTACATAAACAAGCAGGCGGCCCTCATAGGACGTGTCAATGTTCTCGAGGAACCCATCACCCCTCTGGGAGACATAATGGTTGAGATTGAATCAGATGATATAATTGGGATCATTGACTGGCTTGCACCTGATGTATCCAGGGATAGGGGTGAAAGTGTGGATTAG
- a CDS encoding AAA family ATPase: MVVIGVSGMPGAGKGVVSRVAESMGFQVIRMGDVIRDEARKRGEDPGVTAVRLREEYGEYIVAEKCVERIQKAESERFLIEGIRSPHEVEIFRENFPGFRVISVFSTRKTRFRRLKKRRREDDTSSYTEFVERDERELGFGIGNVIATSDYMIINEGPIWKIKNQAKKILRKLCEEAR; the protein is encoded by the coding sequence ATGGTGGTTATTGGAGTTTCAGGGATGCCAGGAGCAGGTAAGGGCGTCGTATCAAGGGTCGCCGAGTCCATGGGATTTCAGGTTATAAGGATGGGCGACGTTATAAGGGATGAAGCCAGAAAACGCGGTGAGGACCCTGGAGTGACGGCTGTCCGCCTCAGAGAGGAATACGGTGAATACATTGTTGCCGAGAAGTGTGTTGAAAGGATACAGAAGGCAGAATCTGAGAGGTTCCTTATAGAGGGAATAAGGAGCCCCCACGAGGTCGAGATATTCAGGGAGAACTTCCCTGGATTCAGGGTGATATCTGTATTTTCAACGCGAAAGACAAGATTCAGACGCCTTAAAAAGCGTAGAAGAGAGGATGATACATCAAGTTACACTGAATTCGTTGAAAGGGATGAAAGGGAACTTGGATTTGGAATAGGAAATGTGATAGCAACCTCAGATTACATGATAATCAATGAGGGCCCCATCTGGAAGATAAAAAACCAGGCAAAAAAGATACTGAGGAAACTATGCGAGGAGGCAAGATGA
- a CDS encoding 4-phosphopantoate--beta-alanine ligase produces MISRDHPRYHSLIQREKITDAWRRGILADSGMIAHGRGEAFDYLLGEETTEPARKAIRAAAAALLLSEKPVISVNGNTAALVPAEVVELAGEIGGKIEINLFHRTEKRVKLIEEVLREHGASEVLGTGELVHIDGIMSPRATASPEGIYSADTVLVPLEDGDRTEILRKSGKTVITVDLNPLSRTSRRASISITDNIVRALPALMDAVRELRGTPREELEGILREFDNTENLRETIKLLDIRRYNPEVESSQE; encoded by the coding sequence ATGATTTCAAGGGACCATCCACGCTACCATTCACTTATACAGAGAGAAAAAATAACAGATGCCTGGCGAAGGGGAATACTTGCAGATTCGGGGATGATCGCCCATGGAAGGGGTGAGGCCTTTGACTACCTTCTGGGTGAAGAGACAACAGAACCCGCCAGGAAAGCCATAAGGGCTGCAGCAGCAGCTCTTCTCCTTTCAGAAAAACCTGTAATTTCAGTTAATGGAAACACTGCGGCCCTTGTCCCTGCAGAGGTGGTGGAACTTGCAGGGGAGATTGGAGGAAAAATCGAGATAAACCTCTTCCACAGGACAGAGAAAAGGGTGAAACTCATCGAGGAGGTCCTGAGGGAACATGGGGCATCAGAGGTCCTTGGAACAGGCGAACTCGTACACATAGATGGTATAATGAGCCCAAGGGCAACAGCAAGTCCTGAAGGCATATACAGCGCCGATACAGTCCTTGTGCCCCTCGAGGATGGTGACAGGACCGAGATACTTAGAAAATCCGGGAAAACCGTTATAACCGTGGACCTCAACCCCCTATCACGTACATCGCGGAGAGCCAGTATAAGCATAACAGATAACATTGTAAGGGCTTTGCCGGCCCTGATGGATGCTGTAAGGGAACTCAGGGGTACCCCAAGGGAGGAACTTGAGGGGATCCTCAGGGAATTTGACAACACAGAAAACCTTAGGGAAACCATAAAATTGCTTGATATAAGGCGTTACAATCCAGAGGTTGAGTCTTCCCAAGAATAA
- a CDS encoding M42 family metallopeptidase, whose protein sequence is MKELMKRLSLASGVSGFEGEVRDIIASELEGHVDRIEEDRLGNIIATKGGSGPSVMLAAHMDEIGLMVRHIDKKGFIRFSKIGGISDQMILNQAVWIHGENGPVMGVIGSKPPHRMKAAERKKVTTHDNMFIDIGAESREDAEELVSVGDPITFHAPYSELPNSRFTGKALDNRIGCLVMVEVLKRVDTDATVYGVGTVQEEVGLKGAKTSAFKLNPDMALALDVTIAGDHPGMKEEEAPAKLDGGPAVILTDASGRGIITHPRVKDWLLETAKEEDIPVQIEVSEGGTTDATAIHLTREGIPAGVVSVPTRYIHTTVSMASMNDIEMTVDLLVKAIERL, encoded by the coding sequence ATGAAGGAACTCATGAAGCGTCTCTCACTTGCCAGCGGAGTCTCTGGATTTGAGGGAGAGGTAAGGGATATCATAGCATCTGAACTTGAAGGTCATGTTGATAGGATAGAGGAGGACAGGCTGGGTAACATCATCGCAACTAAGGGTGGGTCCGGCCCATCGGTAATGCTTGCAGCCCACATGGATGAGATAGGTCTCATGGTGAGGCACATCGATAAGAAGGGCTTCATAAGGTTTTCAAAGATTGGGGGAATCAGTGACCAGATGATACTCAACCAGGCCGTCTGGATCCATGGGGAGAATGGTCCCGTGATGGGTGTCATTGGATCCAAGCCACCCCACCGGATGAAGGCCGCTGAGAGGAAGAAGGTAACAACCCATGATAACATGTTCATCGATATAGGGGCAGAGTCCCGTGAGGATGCAGAGGAACTTGTCTCTGTGGGGGATCCCATTACATTCCATGCACCCTACAGTGAACTTCCCAATTCCCGCTTCACAGGGAAGGCCCTTGACAACCGTATAGGGTGCCTTGTAATGGTTGAGGTCCTTAAAAGGGTTGATACTGATGCAACAGTTTACGGTGTTGGAACGGTACAGGAGGAGGTCGGGCTGAAGGGTGCCAAGACCTCGGCTTTCAAGCTCAACCCGGATATGGCCCTTGCCCTTGACGTCACAATAGCCGGGGATCACCCAGGTATGAAGGAGGAGGAGGCACCGGCGAAGCTTGACGGTGGCCCTGCCGTCATCCTCACAGATGCGAGTGGGAGGGGTATAATAACCCATCCAAGGGTTAAGGACTGGCTCCTTGAGACCGCAAAGGAGGAGGATATACCGGTGCAGATAGAGGTGAGTGAGGGGGGCACGACCGATGCAACAGCCATTCACCTCACAAGGGAGGGTATACCTGCAGGTGTGGTCTCTGTACCCACAAGGTACATCCACACAACGGTGAGCATGGCAAGTATGAATGACATCGAGATGACCGTTGACCTTCTTGTTAAGGCAATTGAAAGACTTTAA
- a CDS encoding ATPase domain-containing protein codes for MDAISRLGTGIKGLDDIIGGYPQGRSILVTGDAGAGKTIMGLHFAIESANKGLKTVYVTTEEDETDLRIQCASLGWNIDELMESGTLRIIGLSAIRARLTEAEIHIGIESVKGNLQKILSEIPEDTEVLVIDSIGSHTEKLTTHEFRDQFDLLIYELKKRGITAMIILDSATSMEFNEIALYAVYGAIKLIKRENPYTGRRERVMDIIKMRSTRTPIEFVPYIISDNGLEVIENPED; via the coding sequence ATGGATGCTATATCCAGGTTAGGTACGGGGATTAAGGGACTCGACGATATAATAGGGGGGTACCCTCAGGGGAGGAGTATTCTTGTAACAGGTGACGCAGGGGCCGGTAAAACCATCATGGGACTCCACTTTGCCATTGAGAGTGCAAATAAGGGCCTTAAAACAGTCTATGTTACAACAGAGGAGGATGAAACCGACCTGCGGATCCAGTGCGCCTCACTTGGGTGGAACATAGATGAACTGATGGAATCAGGCACCCTGAGGATCATAGGACTCTCCGCCATAAGGGCGAGGCTCACAGAGGCAGAGATACACATAGGTATTGAATCCGTCAAGGGAAACCTTCAGAAGATACTGTCTGAGATCCCGGAGGACACAGAGGTGCTTGTAATAGACAGTATAGGTAGCCATACAGAGAAACTCACGACACATGAGTTCCGGGACCAGTTTGACCTCCTCATCTATGAACTCAAGAAGAGGGGCATCACTGCAATGATAATCCTTGACAGCGCCACCTCCATGGAGTTCAATGAGATAGCCCTCTACGCGGTATACGGGGCCATAAAGCTGATAAAAAGGGAGAACCCCTACACAGGTAGAAGGGAGAGGGTTATGGATATTATAAAGATGAGGAGTACAAGGACACCGATTGAATTTGTGCCATACATCATATCAGATAATGGTCTTGAGGTCATAGAGAACCCTGAAGACTGA
- a CDS encoding methanogen output domain 1-containing protein, producing the protein MSPTSLLVVEDESIVAMDIKHRAEGLGYRVVGMAASGEEAIKLAREEKPDLVLMDIVLKGEMDGIEAAEVIRAEMNIPVVYLIAYSDEKTLSRAKLTGPFGYIIKPFEDRELHSAIEVALYKHRMDSKLRESEERYRALLEASPDPIILLDSDSRILFANRTVEELTGLDRKRLRGKKLSILERKGLLSREVLEKIADLMDHEHETFEIEFVDVKGRKHHFEIHSTTIETTTEKNLLQIIGHDITGRVEAEKRREELIRERSKAQLYGFVVSAVPVFASSIPPQLRNAIIKNFADRFEKNLKPNFQRMMEKLEVVEDIRSGRAPERVFNAYIKWLSGFLGNLGIETTLRREKSRYVLEFKTFPWINEARQNPIFSLIFRAMLMRSFTWTGIKGSVIQTSTLRSRDENLTFEFHMV; encoded by the coding sequence ATGTCGCCTACAAGTCTGCTCGTTGTGGAAGATGAGAGTATAGTGGCCATGGACATCAAGCACCGGGCCGAGGGCCTCGGCTACCGCGTGGTCGGCATGGCAGCCTCAGGTGAGGAGGCCATAAAACTCGCCCGTGAGGAGAAACCGGACCTTGTACTCATGGATATAGTGCTCAAGGGTGAAATGGATGGAATAGAGGCGGCAGAGGTCATAAGAGCGGAGATGAATATACCCGTCGTTTACCTAATCGCATACTCTGATGAGAAGACCCTTAGCCGTGCGAAACTCACAGGACCCTTCGGATATATAATAAAGCCCTTTGAGGACCGTGAGCTTCACAGTGCAATCGAGGTGGCCCTCTACAAGCACAGGATGGACAGCAAACTCAGGGAAAGCGAGGAACGCTACAGGGCACTCCTTGAGGCATCACCAGATCCCATAATCCTCCTGGACTCTGACTCAAGGATACTATTTGCAAACAGAACCGTTGAGGAGTTAACAGGGCTTGACAGGAAGAGGTTAAGGGGTAAGAAACTCTCCATCCTGGAGAGGAAGGGTCTCCTATCACGTGAAGTCCTTGAGAAGATTGCTGATCTCATGGACCATGAGCATGAAACCTTTGAAATAGAATTTGTTGATGTAAAGGGAAGGAAGCACCACTTTGAGATACACTCCACCACCATTGAGACAACAACCGAGAAGAACCTCCTCCAGATAATAGGCCACGACATCACAGGGAGGGTAGAGGCCGAGAAGAGGAGGGAGGAACTCATCCGTGAGAGGTCAAAGGCCCAGCTTTATGGATTCGTTGTTTCGGCTGTGCCTGTTTTTGCATCATCAATCCCTCCACAGCTCAGAAATGCCATCATAAAGAACTTTGCAGACAGGTTTGAGAAGAACCTCAAACCCAACTTCCAGAGGATGATGGAGAAGCTGGAGGTTGTTGAGGACATCCGCTCGGGTAGAGCGCCCGAGAGGGTTTTCAATGCATACATAAAGTGGCTTTCAGGGTTTCTAGGGAACCTTGGAATCGAGACCACACTCCGAAGGGAGAAGTCAAGGTACGTCCTTGAATTTAAAACGTTTCCCTGGATCAATGAGGCCCGTCAGAATCCCATCTTCTCACTCATATTCAGGGCCATGCTGATGAGGAGCTTCACATGGACCGGTATCAAGGGAAGCGTCATACAGACCTCAACACTGAGGAGCAGGGACGAGAACCTCACATTCGAATTCCATATGGTATAG
- the uvrC gene encoding excinuclease ABC subunit UvrC, protein MTRVRDPEKLPDRTGVYIFRDENDRVLYVGKSVSIRKRVASYFREHENPRLRVMMRHLDSIEYILTENEKEALILESNLIKRYRPTYNVRLKDDKRYPFIKITDEEYPRVIITRTIGGDSARYYGPFTDTGAVRKTLKFIKSLFRIRSCSRMDGPCLNSQIDLCHAPCNGGISREDYLEIIERVDLFFQGRYREVIEALEVEMRDASEKLEFERAAVIRDQIESIREVMERQYAAFTDSIDQDIVALETSGDNSVVVVLQIRDGKITGKDDFMLRGSADRREILESFLKQYYAIPRYIPSEIMVQYPVGDEVIAEWLSELRGGEVRIHSPEGGSGRRLLNIAWKNASVILQQKGKVKDALLELKGELKLPSIPRRIEGLDISNIGGEHATGSVAVFLDGKPAPGMYRRYRIRTRGPDDYAMMRELVRRRYSSDETEKPDLVLIDGGKGQLSAALDALRSSGVDVPVVGIAKREEDVYLPGLSEPVEVSDGALQLLRHLRDEAHRFAVEYHRRIRDRKSLESELDSIRGVGPRRKRALLEHFGSVEGIGNASVEELAAVRGMNRPVAERIYRHFRRGDNG, encoded by the coding sequence TTGACAAGGGTCAGGGATCCAGAAAAACTTCCAGACAGGACAGGCGTTTACATATTCCGTGATGAAAACGACAGGGTCCTCTACGTTGGCAAATCGGTCTCAATAAGGAAGAGGGTAGCATCCTACTTCAGGGAACATGAGAACCCCCGCCTCAGGGTAATGATGAGGCACCTTGACAGCATAGAGTACATCCTCACAGAGAATGAAAAGGAGGCCCTCATCCTTGAATCCAACCTCATAAAGAGGTACAGGCCCACCTACAACGTCCGCCTCAAGGACGATAAGAGGTACCCCTTCATAAAGATAACAGACGAGGAGTACCCCCGTGTAATCATAACAAGGACCATCGGGGGGGACAGTGCAAGGTACTACGGGCCATTCACCGATACAGGGGCCGTAAGGAAGACCCTGAAGTTCATAAAGTCCCTCTTCAGAATCAGAAGCTGCAGCAGAATGGATGGGCCCTGCCTCAACAGCCAGATAGACCTCTGCCATGCCCCCTGCAATGGCGGAATAAGCAGGGAGGACTACCTTGAGATAATTGAAAGGGTGGACCTCTTCTTCCAGGGCAGATACAGGGAGGTTATTGAGGCTCTCGAGGTGGAGATGCGCGATGCCTCAGAAAAACTGGAGTTTGAGAGGGCCGCGGTTATCCGGGACCAGATTGAATCAATACGTGAGGTTATGGAGAGGCAGTATGCGGCCTTCACAGACTCCATCGACCAGGACATAGTGGCCCTGGAGACCAGTGGTGACAACTCCGTCGTGGTGGTTCTGCAGATCCGTGATGGTAAGATCACAGGTAAGGATGACTTCATGCTGAGGGGCTCGGCAGATAGGAGGGAGATCCTTGAGTCCTTCCTCAAGCAGTACTATGCAATCCCCCGTTATATCCCATCAGAGATTATGGTTCAGTACCCGGTAGGGGATGAGGTCATAGCAGAGTGGCTCTCTGAGCTCAGGGGTGGTGAGGTCAGGATACATTCACCAGAGGGGGGCTCAGGCAGGAGGCTCCTGAACATCGCCTGGAAGAACGCCTCCGTAATCCTCCAACAGAAGGGTAAGGTGAAGGATGCGCTCCTTGAACTCAAGGGTGAACTCAAGCTCCCCTCCATTCCAAGACGGATTGAGGGCCTTGACATATCCAACATTGGCGGGGAACACGCCACCGGCTCAGTCGCTGTCTTCCTGGATGGTAAACCCGCCCCTGGAATGTACCGCCGCTACCGTATAAGGACCCGGGGACCGGATGACTATGCCATGATGAGGGAGCTTGTCAGGAGGAGGTACTCCAGTGATGAAACTGAAAAACCGGACCTTGTGCTGATTGACGGGGGTAAGGGGCAGCTCTCAGCAGCACTGGACGCCCTCAGGTCCTCTGGTGTGGATGTGCCTGTTGTGGGCATAGCAAAGAGGGAGGAGGATGTATACCTCCCGGGGCTTTCAGAACCAGTTGAGGTGTCAGACGGTGCCCTTCAGCTGCTCAGGCACCTCCGGGACGAGGCCCACAGGTTTGCAGTTGAATACCACAGGAGGATCAGGGACAGAAAATCCCTTGAGTCAGAACTCGACAGTATAAGGGGTGTTGGTCCCAGGAGAAAGAGGGCCCTCCTGGAGCACTTTGGAAGCGTTGAGGGTATAGGTAATGCCAGTGTGGAGGAACTTGCAGCGGTAAGGGGCATGAACCGGCCGGTGGCAGAGAGGATATACAGACACTTCAGAAGGGGTGATAATGGCTGA